One part of the Streptomyces sp. AM 2-1-1 genome encodes these proteins:
- a CDS encoding PhzF family phenazine biosynthesis isomerase — translation MSADELAEILHYTAFSTDPDGGNLAGVVLDASAFDDAGMLAVAAGLGYSESAFLTEAPGGRSYTVRYFSPKAEVPFCGHATVAAALALADRDGPGDLVFLTRAGTVPVAVESQEGVLRATLTSVEPHVAPIAPADLAEALAALDWPAADLDPAMPPRIAFAGARHLVLAAATRERLADLDYDFSRLESLMRRLDLTTLQLVWRESERVFHARDPFPVGGVVEDPATGAAAAAFGAYARELGLVPDEAVLTLHQGADMGRPGTLTVELRRGDARVRVSGAGTRIG, via the coding sequence ATGAGCGCCGACGAACTCGCCGAGATCCTCCACTACACCGCTTTCTCCACCGACCCGGACGGCGGCAACCTCGCCGGTGTCGTCCTGGACGCCTCGGCGTTCGACGACGCCGGAATGCTGGCCGTCGCCGCCGGGCTCGGCTACAGCGAGTCCGCCTTCCTGACGGAGGCGCCCGGCGGGCGGAGCTACACGGTCCGCTACTTCAGCCCGAAGGCCGAGGTGCCGTTCTGCGGGCACGCGACGGTCGCCGCCGCGCTCGCGCTGGCGGACCGCGACGGCCCCGGTGACCTGGTGTTCCTGACGCGGGCCGGCACCGTCCCGGTCGCGGTGGAGTCGCAGGAGGGCGTTCTGCGGGCCACGTTGACCAGCGTGGAGCCGCACGTGGCCCCGATCGCCCCGGCCGATCTTGCGGAGGCGCTGGCCGCGCTCGACTGGCCGGCCGCCGATCTCGACCCGGCGATGCCGCCCCGCATCGCGTTCGCCGGAGCCCGCCACCTGGTGCTGGCCGCCGCGACGCGCGAGCGCCTCGCGGACCTGGACTACGACTTCTCCCGGCTCGAGTCCCTCATGCGGCGACTGGATCTGACGACCCTGCAACTGGTGTGGCGGGAGTCGGAGCGGGTGTTCCACGCCCGGGACCCGTTCCCGGTGGGCGGGGTGGTGGAGGACCCCGCGACAGGGGCGGCCGCCGCCGCTTTCGGCGCGTACGCGCGGGAGCTGGGCCTCGTTCCGGACGAGGCGGTGCTCACGCTCCACCAGGGCGCGGACATGGGACGGCCCGGCACCCTCACCGTGGAGCTGCGCCGGGGCGACGCGCGCGTCCGGGTGAGCGGCGCGGGGACCCGTATCGGCTGA